In a single window of the Flavobacterium ammoniigenes genome:
- the gcvP gene encoding aminomethyl-transferring glycine dehydrogenase → MKTDAFALRHIGPRESDLQHLFKTIGVDSLEQLIAETIPADIRLKKDLELDAPMTEFEYLSHIQELGNKNKVFKSYIGLGYHPAAIPAVIQRNIFENPGWYTAYTPYQAEIAQGRLEAILNYQTTIIELTGMEIANASLLDEGTAAAEAMALLFDVRTRDQKKNNINKLFVSEEILPQTLSVLQTRATPKGIELVVGNHETFDFSSDFFAAILQYPGKFGQVNDYTGFITKAHANEIKVAVAADLLSLAKLTPPGEMGADVVVGTSQRFGIPMGYGGPHAAFFATKEEHKRSMPGRIIGVTIDANGNRALRMALGTREQHIKREKATSNICTAQVLLAVMAGMYAVFHGPKGLKYIANKVHASAVSLADALNQLGVYQTNSAFFDTLLVKAVAVKVKAVAEKNEVNFFYVDNETISIALNETTSLADLNQIVVIFAEALGKPNVTIEQLANETMVPKNLERTSTFLQHDVFNNHHSESQLMRYIKKLERKDLSLNHSMISLGSCTMKLNAAAEMLPLSMANWNSIHPFAPIEQAEGYQIMLKKLEQQLNVVTGFAGTTLQPNSGAQGEYAGLMTIRAYHLSRGDHHRNVCLIPSSAHGTNPASAAMAGMEIIVTKTTPEGNIDVEDLRARAIEYKDRLSALMVTYPSTHGVFESTIIEITNLIHENGGLVYMDGANMNAQVGLTNPATIGADVCHLNLHKTFAIPHGGGGPGVGPICVNEKLVPFLPTNPIIPTGGNQAISAISAAPYGSALVCLISYGYISMLGSEGLTNATKYAILNANYMKARLEDHYPVLYSGEMGRAAHEMILDCRAFKQQGVEVTDIAKRLMDYGFHAPTVSFPVAGTLMIEPTESEDVAELDRFCDAMIAIRKEIAVATAEDHNTVLHNAPHTQAMLTADVWNFPYTREQAAFPLEYIAENKFWPSVRRVDDAYGDRNLVCSCAPIEAYM, encoded by the coding sequence ATGAAAACAGATGCATTTGCTTTACGCCATATAGGCCCAAGAGAAAGTGACCTTCAACACCTTTTTAAAACCATCGGAGTTGACTCACTTGAACAATTAATTGCAGAAACAATTCCGGCTGACATTCGTCTAAAAAAGGACTTAGAGTTAGATGCTCCAATGACAGAGTTTGAATACCTAAGTCATATTCAAGAATTGGGAAACAAAAATAAAGTGTTCAAATCGTATATTGGTTTAGGGTATCACCCTGCTGCAATTCCAGCTGTAATTCAACGAAATATTTTTGAAAATCCAGGTTGGTATACTGCCTACACACCCTACCAAGCAGAGATTGCTCAAGGTCGTTTGGAGGCGATTTTAAACTACCAAACCACAATTATTGAGTTGACCGGTATGGAAATTGCCAATGCTTCCTTATTAGATGAAGGTACTGCAGCGGCAGAAGCCATGGCTTTACTTTTTGACGTTCGTACTCGCGACCAAAAGAAAAATAACATTAATAAACTCTTCGTTTCAGAAGAAATATTACCTCAAACTTTATCGGTTTTACAAACTCGTGCTACTCCAAAAGGAATAGAATTAGTAGTTGGAAACCATGAAACCTTCGATTTTTCATCGGATTTCTTTGCTGCAATTTTACAATACCCAGGCAAATTTGGACAAGTAAACGATTATACTGGTTTTATTACCAAAGCACATGCAAACGAAATCAAAGTTGCCGTAGCCGCCGATCTATTATCTTTGGCTAAGTTAACTCCTCCAGGAGAAATGGGAGCTGATGTAGTGGTAGGAACTTCCCAACGTTTTGGAATTCCAATGGGTTATGGTGGACCGCATGCTGCTTTTTTTGCAACCAAAGAAGAACACAAACGTTCCATGCCAGGAAGAATCATTGGAGTGACTATTGACGCTAATGGTAACCGCGCTTTGCGAATGGCGTTAGGTACTCGCGAACAACACATCAAACGTGAAAAAGCAACTTCAAATATCTGTACAGCTCAAGTATTATTAGCTGTTATGGCTGGAATGTATGCCGTGTTTCACGGACCAAAAGGTTTGAAATATATTGCCAATAAAGTGCACGCATCAGCAGTAAGCTTGGCGGATGCCTTAAATCAATTAGGAGTTTACCAAACTAATTCTGCTTTCTTTGACACCCTTTTGGTGAAAGCCGTTGCTGTAAAAGTAAAAGCCGTAGCCGAGAAAAATGAAGTCAATTTCTTTTATGTAGACAACGAAACAATTTCGATTGCGTTGAACGAAACAACTTCATTGGCAGATCTCAACCAAATTGTTGTCATTTTTGCGGAAGCATTAGGAAAACCAAATGTGACAATTGAGCAATTGGCAAATGAAACAATGGTTCCTAAAAATTTAGAAAGAACCTCAACATTCTTGCAACACGACGTATTCAACAACCATCATTCTGAAAGTCAGTTGATGCGATACATTAAAAAATTAGAACGAAAAGATTTATCGTTAAATCACTCGATGATTTCTTTGGGTTCTTGTACCATGAAATTAAACGCTGCAGCTGAAATGTTACCCTTATCTATGGCCAATTGGAATAGCATTCACCCGTTTGCTCCAATTGAACAAGCGGAAGGCTACCAAATCATGTTGAAAAAATTAGAACAACAATTGAATGTAGTGACTGGTTTTGCCGGAACTACTTTACAACCTAATTCGGGAGCACAAGGAGAATATGCTGGTTTGATGACCATCAGAGCTTATCATTTATCGAGAGGCGATCACCACAGAAATGTGTGTTTAATTCCTTCTTCGGCACACGGAACGAATCCGGCTTCGGCAGCTATGGCAGGAATGGAAATCATTGTAACCAAAACAACTCCAGAAGGAAATATTGATGTAGAAGATTTACGCGCTAGAGCTATTGAGTACAAAGATCGTTTGTCTGCATTAATGGTTACTTACCCTTCGACTCACGGAGTATTTGAAAGTACCATTATTGAAATTACCAATTTGATTCACGAAAATGGTGGATTAGTCTATATGGATGGTGCCAATATGAATGCGCAAGTAGGATTAACTAATCCCGCAACCATTGGCGCTGACGTTTGTCACTTGAACTTACATAAAACCTTTGCTATTCCGCACGGTGGTGGCGGCCCGGGTGTTGGACCAATTTGTGTCAACGAAAAACTCGTTCCATTTTTACCAACCAACCCAATTATCCCAACAGGTGGCAACCAAGCGATTTCAGCCATCTCGGCAGCACCTTATGGTTCGGCTTTAGTATGTTTAATTTCGTATGGCTACATTTCGATGTTAGGTTCAGAAGGATTGACCAATGCTACTAAATATGCAATTTTGAATGCCAATTATATGAAAGCGCGCTTAGAAGACCACTACCCTGTTTTATATTCAGGCGAAATGGGAAGAGCAGCGCACGAAATGATTTTGGATTGTCGTGCTTTCAAACAACAAGGTGTTGAAGTTACAGATATTGCTAAACGTTTGATGGATTATGGTTTTCACGCACCAACCGTTTCCTTCCCTGTAGCTGGAACTTTGATGATTGAACCAACCGAATCTGAAGATGTAGCTGAGCTGGATCGTTTTTGCGATGCGATGATTGCTATTAGAAAAGAAATTGCGGTAGCTACTGCTGAGGATCATAATACAGTTTTACACAATGCGCCTCACACCCAAGCGATGTTAACGGCCGATGTTTGGAATTTTCCATACACCAGAGAACAAGCTGCTTTCCCATTGGAGTACATTGCTGAAAATAAATTTTGGCCAAGCGTTCGTCGTGTAGATGATGCATATGGCGATCGAAATTTAGTTTGCTCATGCGCTCCAATTGAAGCATATATGTAA
- a CDS encoding Gfo/Idh/MocA family protein gives MNPNVTRRNFLSTTAAAGFGALILPNSLFSYNVNFQTDKKVRLGFIAMGYRGQAHLEEMLKRDDVEIVAFADPDPRMLAMGQKLMAKFNRQPAQEYANGDYDFRNLLKDPTIDAVIIASPWEWHKIQGVEAMYAKKIVGMEVCGAMTLDDCWDYVKAYEETKVPIMMMENVCYRRDVMAVLNMVRKGMFGELIHGQGGYEHDLRGVLFNDGQTAYNSGVEFGAKGFSEAKWRTNHYVNRNGELYPTHGLGPVAVMFDINRGNRLLRLSSFSSKSRGLTKYIEEHPKGGKDHPNAKVKFQQGDIVTTQIQCANGETILLTHDTSLQRPYNLGFRVQGTDGIWQDFGWGDNNQGFIYFEKLMKHSHRWDNTEKWLQEYDHPLWQRYAKDAENSGHGGMDFFVDNSFIECIKRNIEFPLDVYDLATWYAITPLSEKSIKKNGQVVDIPDFTKGAWQTRKPVFGFDGAF, from the coding sequence ATGAATCCGAATGTTACCCGAAGAAATTTTCTTTCCACCACTGCAGCTGCCGGTTTTGGCGCATTAATTTTACCCAATTCTCTTTTCTCCTATAATGTTAATTTTCAGACGGATAAAAAAGTTCGTTTAGGATTCATTGCTATGGGCTATCGCGGTCAAGCGCATCTGGAAGAAATGCTTAAAAGAGATGATGTAGAGATCGTTGCTTTTGCAGATCCAGATCCAAGAATGTTGGCTATGGGGCAAAAACTTATGGCTAAATTTAATAGACAACCTGCCCAAGAATATGCTAATGGCGATTACGATTTTAGGAACTTACTTAAAGATCCAACTATTGATGCGGTGATTATTGCTTCGCCTTGGGAATGGCATAAAATACAAGGGGTAGAAGCTATGTATGCCAAAAAAATTGTGGGCATGGAAGTTTGTGGCGCTATGACTTTAGATGATTGTTGGGACTATGTAAAAGCCTATGAAGAAACCAAAGTTCCAATCATGATGATGGAAAATGTTTGTTACCGTCGTGATGTAATGGCAGTACTAAACATGGTACGAAAAGGAATGTTTGGAGAGTTAATTCACGGTCAAGGAGGATACGAACATGATTTAAGAGGGGTGTTGTTTAATGACGGCCAAACGGCTTATAATTCGGGTGTCGAATTTGGAGCCAAAGGTTTTAGCGAGGCCAAATGGAGAACGAATCATTATGTAAACAGAAATGGAGAATTGTATCCCACCCATGGTTTGGGTCCGGTTGCGGTAATGTTTGATATCAATAGAGGCAATAGGTTGTTGCGATTGTCTTCATTTTCATCCAAATCAAGAGGACTAACAAAGTACATCGAAGAACACCCAAAAGGAGGCAAAGACCATCCTAATGCCAAAGTAAAATTCCAACAAGGCGACATTGTAACTACCCAAATCCAATGTGCCAATGGAGAAACCATTTTATTAACGCATGACACTTCTTTGCAGCGCCCGTATAATTTAGGATTTAGAGTGCAAGGAACCGATGGAATTTGGCAAGACTTTGGTTGGGGCGACAATAATCAAGGGTTTATTTATTTTGAAAAATTAATGAAACATTCGCATCGTTGGGATAATACTGAAAAATGGTTGCAAGAATACGATCATCCACTTTGGCAGCGTTATGCTAAAGATGCCGAAAATTCAGGACATGGCGGCATGGATTTCTTTGTAGACAATTCCTTCATAGAATGTATCAAACGCAATATTGAATTTCCATTGGATGTGTATGATTTAGCCACTTGGTATGCGATTACACCATTAAGTGAAAAATCAATTAAAAAGAACGGTCAAGTAGTTGATATTCCTGATTTTACAAAAGGTGCTTGGCAAACAAGAAAACCAGTATTTGGATTTGATGGAGCATTTTAG
- a CDS encoding nucleotidyltransferase family protein — translation MLGKQENQYLDLMEHFSSPKTLLIMAGGLGSRYQGLKQVDGITSDGATVLEFSMYDAIAAGFAKIVIIINSHLPVSYLARLTDIATRKKFELHLVSQTIDKLIPEEFSYLLQERQKPWGTAHAILCAKETIQEPFVVINADDYYGKLAFIEMAEYINKGHIQQNQFAMVAYPVSATLSENGAVSRGICTLSNEGYLEQVIERTKIAREGNTIVFIEKGEKEIIASDALVSMNFWGFHPTVFEDLEKAFHAFLKAVPEPTSEIYIPTEVQGLIDSKSVKVKVLHTSDRWHGITYPEDKEQLVGFISECVENQLYPSNLWE, via the coding sequence GTGCTTGGCAAACAAGAAAACCAGTATTTGGATTTGATGGAGCATTTTAGTTCGCCAAAAACACTGCTTATTATGGCAGGTGGATTAGGGAGTCGCTACCAAGGTTTGAAGCAAGTAGACGGCATCACTTCTGATGGTGCCACTGTTTTGGAATTTTCTATGTATGATGCTATAGCTGCCGGTTTTGCCAAAATCGTTATTATAATTAATTCACATCTGCCGGTTTCGTATCTCGCCAGACTTACTGATATAGCAACTCGAAAAAAGTTTGAACTTCATCTGGTGTCCCAAACAATTGACAAGTTGATTCCGGAAGAATTTAGTTATTTGTTGCAAGAAAGACAAAAACCGTGGGGAACTGCTCACGCTATTTTGTGTGCCAAAGAAACTATTCAGGAACCGTTTGTAGTAATTAATGCCGACGATTATTACGGAAAGCTAGCCTTTATAGAAATGGCTGAATATATCAATAAAGGACATATTCAACAGAATCAATTTGCTATGGTTGCTTATCCAGTATCGGCCACTTTAAGCGAAAATGGAGCTGTATCAAGAGGAATTTGTACACTGTCAAACGAAGGATACTTAGAACAGGTAATTGAACGCACCAAAATTGCTCGAGAAGGAAATACTATCGTATTTATTGAAAAAGGAGAAAAGGAAATTATTGCTTCGGATGCTTTAGTTTCCATGAATTTTTGGGGCTTTCATCCAACTGTTTTTGAAGATTTAGAGAAGGCCTTTCATGCTTTTTTAAAAGCGGTTCCTGAGCCTACTTCAGAAATCTATATTCCAACTGAAGTACAGGGATTGATCGACTCCAAAAGTGTCAAAGTAAAAGTTTTACATACCTCAGATCGTTGGCATGGAATTACCTATCCCGAAGACAAAGAGCAATTGGTTGGATTTATTTCAGAATGTGTCGAGAATCAATTATATCCTAGTAATTTGTGGGAATAA
- a CDS encoding phosphotransferase enzyme family protein, translated as MKNQFQIIQAFFPHAKEVTIEPILGGLINTTFSVQIQNEQQCSNYILQQINTAVFQNPKTIQANITVVSNFLKSKKYPHPVLELCPTVEGETETVYDGGTWRLLAQIENSYTINVVQNTEQAHAIGAFFGQFYTFLNGIDLHQIQAVLPHFLDTKSRLVAFELALQSANSSRLIEANESIQWMVKHLDLPQKWIQLQEQKELSVRLIHADPKISNVLFDSVTHQPKAIIDWDTLMQGTILYDYGDMIRSYTNTKPEDDPNPEGVFNADLYRALTDGFLTETRAFLTKVELENLPYAPQVIIYIQALRFLTDYLNGDVYYQCSYPKQNLNRTKNQINLLKNILKV; from the coding sequence ATGAAAAATCAATTCCAAATTATACAGGCTTTTTTTCCTCATGCAAAAGAGGTGACAATTGAACCCATCCTAGGTGGTTTGATCAATACTACTTTTAGTGTGCAAATACAAAATGAGCAGCAGTGTAGTAACTATATTTTGCAACAAATCAACACGGCTGTTTTTCAAAATCCAAAAACGATTCAAGCCAATATTACTGTAGTAAGTAACTTTTTAAAATCAAAAAAGTATCCCCATCCTGTGTTGGAATTATGTCCCACAGTTGAAGGGGAAACTGAAACAGTTTATGATGGTGGTACGTGGCGACTTTTAGCACAAATTGAAAATAGTTACACCATCAATGTAGTTCAAAATACGGAACAGGCACATGCAATCGGAGCTTTTTTTGGTCAATTCTACACCTTTTTAAACGGAATTGATCTTCACCAAATCCAAGCGGTTTTGCCCCATTTTTTGGATACCAAAAGCAGGCTAGTTGCTTTTGAACTTGCATTGCAATCGGCTAATTCATCGCGTTTAATTGAAGCCAATGAATCAATACAATGGATGGTAAAACACCTAGACTTACCACAAAAATGGATACAACTTCAGGAACAAAAAGAGTTGTCTGTTCGTCTCATTCATGCCGATCCAAAAATCAGCAATGTGCTTTTTGACTCCGTTACCCACCAACCCAAAGCGATTATCGATTGGGATACCTTAATGCAGGGCACCATTTTATACGATTACGGCGATATGATTCGTTCGTATACCAATACAAAACCAGAAGACGATCCCAATCCAGAAGGAGTGTTCAATGCCGACTTGTACCGCGCTTTAACAGATGGTTTTTTGACTGAAACACGTGCTTTCTTAACCAAAGTCGAATTGGAAAACTTACCCTATGCGCCGCAGGTGATCATTTATATTCAGGCTTTACGTTTTTTAACCGATTATTTGAATGGGGATGTGTATTACCAATGCAGCTATCCGAAACAAAATCTAAATCGCACCAAAAATCAAATCAACCTATTAAAGAATATTTTGAAAGTCTAG
- a CDS encoding M3 family metallopeptidase, whose protein sequence is MTILTSTYTTPYNSAPFAQIQMSDYQAAFETTIAAARAEIDTITNNPEQPTFENTIEALDFSGQTLDRLSSIFFNLNSAETSDEMQKIAQEVSPLLTAFSNDISLNEGLFHRVKAVYDQKDELTLTPEQATLLDKKYKSFARNGALLSEDKKVRLREIDTQLAKLKLTFGENVLAETNNYELHITTEADLKGLPEGVIEMARSLAESKAKEGWIFTLDFPSYLPFVTYADNRELRKEISIAAGKKAFQNNAFDNQKITLQIAKLRYERANLLGYETHAHFVLEERMAQHPDQVKTFLNDLLAKAKPAAEKELAQLTAFAKELNGIEQLEKWDGPYYSEKLKQKLFNLDDEILKPYFQLENVLQGAFTIANKLFGLTFKKIDTIEKYHADVQTFEVVDDKNELVALFYADFFPRKGKRNGAWMTSFKPQYIQNGVNERPHISNVCNFTPPTPTKPSLLTFNEVTTLFHEFGHGLHGMLANTNYPSLSGTSVFWDFVELPSQMMENWCYEPEALALFAKHYETGEIIPQDYVEKIKESASFLEGMATLRQLSFGLLDMAFHSTNPTDITDIKAFEKVAFEGTSLYPDVAENCMSVSFSHIFQGGYSSGYYSYKWAEVLDADAFAYFQEKGIFNTEVATKFKDNILSKGGTEHPMTLYKRFRGQEPKPEALLKRAGLI, encoded by the coding sequence ATGACTATCTTAACCTCAACGTACACAACCCCATATAACTCGGCACCCTTTGCTCAAATTCAAATGAGCGATTACCAAGCTGCTTTTGAAACCACTATTGCAGCAGCGCGTGCCGAAATTGACACCATTACAAACAATCCAGAACAACCCACATTTGAAAATACCATCGAGGCCTTGGATTTTTCAGGCCAAACTTTGGATCGTTTATCGTCGATTTTTTTCAATTTGAATTCGGCTGAAACTTCTGACGAAATGCAAAAAATTGCACAAGAAGTATCGCCTTTACTTACTGCTTTCAGCAATGATATTTCATTAAACGAAGGATTATTCCACAGAGTGAAAGCCGTATACGATCAAAAAGACGAACTGACCTTAACACCAGAGCAAGCCACATTATTAGATAAAAAATACAAAAGTTTTGCTCGCAACGGCGCCTTACTTTCTGAGGATAAAAAAGTACGCTTACGCGAAATTGACACTCAATTAGCTAAACTAAAATTGACTTTTGGCGAAAATGTGTTGGCCGAAACCAACAATTACGAATTGCACATTACTACCGAAGCCGACTTAAAAGGTTTACCAGAAGGTGTTATAGAAATGGCTCGTTCTTTGGCCGAATCAAAAGCAAAAGAAGGATGGATTTTTACCCTAGACTTTCCGAGTTATTTACCTTTTGTCACCTATGCTGACAATCGTGAATTGAGAAAAGAAATTAGTATTGCTGCAGGAAAAAAAGCCTTTCAAAACAATGCATTCGACAATCAAAAAATCACCTTACAAATTGCCAAACTGCGTTACGAAAGAGCTAATTTATTAGGGTATGAAACTCATGCACACTTTGTTTTAGAAGAGCGTATGGCGCAACATCCTGATCAGGTTAAAACGTTTTTGAATGATTTGTTAGCCAAAGCCAAACCGGCTGCCGAAAAAGAGTTGGCCCAATTAACCGCTTTCGCGAAAGAACTAAACGGCATTGAGCAATTAGAAAAATGGGACGGACCCTATTATTCAGAAAAATTGAAACAAAAACTTTTCAATTTGGACGACGAAATTTTGAAACCCTATTTCCAATTAGAAAATGTGTTGCAAGGCGCCTTTACAATTGCCAATAAATTATTTGGATTGACATTCAAAAAAATTGACACCATTGAAAAATACCACGCTGACGTGCAAACTTTTGAAGTTGTCGATGACAAAAACGAATTAGTAGCACTATTCTATGCCGATTTTTTTCCAAGAAAAGGCAAACGCAACGGTGCTTGGATGACTTCGTTCAAACCGCAATACATTCAAAATGGTGTAAACGAAAGACCCCATATTTCTAATGTGTGCAATTTTACTCCGCCTACTCCAACCAAACCTTCGCTATTAACTTTTAACGAAGTGACTACTTTGTTTCATGAATTTGGACACGGTTTGCATGGCATGTTAGCCAATACTAACTATCCTAGTCTATCAGGAACGTCTGTGTTTTGGGATTTTGTTGAATTGCCTTCGCAAATGATGGAAAACTGGTGTTACGAACCGGAAGCTTTGGCATTGTTTGCCAAACATTATGAAACAGGCGAAATCATTCCACAAGACTATGTCGAAAAAATCAAAGAAAGTGCGAGTTTCTTAGAAGGCATGGCCACTTTACGCCAATTGAGTTTTGGCTTATTAGACATGGCCTTTCACAGTACTAATCCAACGGATATTACAGATATTAAAGCCTTTGAAAAAGTGGCTTTTGAAGGTACCAGTTTGTATCCAGATGTAGCCGAAAATTGTATGAGCGTGTCGTTTTCTCATATTTTTCAGGGAGGTTATTCGTCTGGATATTACAGTTACAAATGGGCCGAAGTTTTGGATGCCGATGCTTTTGCTTATTTTCAAGAAAAAGGAATTTTCAACACAGAAGTCGCTACAAAATTCAAAGACAATATCTTATCTAAAGGCGGTACCGAGCACCCAATGACATTGTACAAACGTTTCAGAGGTCAAGAACCAAAACCAGAGGCGTTGTTGAAACGCGCAGGTTTGATTTAA
- the purE gene encoding 5-(carboxyamino)imidazole ribonucleotide mutase, producing MSTVAIIMGSISDMPVMQDAIDILKEFGIETEVDIVSAHRTPEKLFDFSTKAHERGISVIIAGAGGAAHLPGMVASMSPLPVIGVPVKSSNSIDGWDSVLSILQMPGGVPVATVALNGAKNAGILAAQIIGSADATILNRIIAYKQNLKEAVIKASEGLKK from the coding sequence ATGAGTACAGTAGCCATCATCATGGGAAGCATTTCGGATATGCCGGTAATGCAAGACGCCATCGACATTTTAAAAGAATTTGGAATCGAAACCGAAGTCGATATTGTTTCGGCGCACCGAACTCCTGAAAAATTATTTGATTTCAGCACAAAAGCACACGAAAGAGGAATTTCGGTAATTATAGCAGGCGCTGGTGGTGCGGCACATTTACCTGGAATGGTAGCGTCTATGAGTCCGCTTCCAGTTATCGGAGTGCCCGTGAAATCAAGCAATTCAATTGACGGTTGGGATTCAGTTTTATCGATCTTGCAAATGCCAGGCGGAGTTCCAGTAGCTACAGTAGCTTTGAACGGAGCTAAAAACGCAGGAATTTTAGCAGCTCAAATCATCGGAAGTGCAGATGCAACTATTTTAAACCGAATTATTGCTTACAAACAAAATCTAAAAGAAGCGGTCATCAAAGCCTCTGAAGGATTGAAAAAATAA
- a CDS encoding 5-(carboxyamino)imidazole ribonucleotide synthase, translating into MNYFSSDFKLGILGGGQLGKMLLFDTRKFDIQTYVLDPSEEAPSKIACNHFVQGDLMDFDTVYSFGKKVDVLTFEIELVNLDALVKLEEEGVPVYPSPKTLKLIQNKGIQKDFFSQHNIPTAAYNRFDTTTSLKTAVENNKLSLPFVWKCTEFGYDGNGVKVVRKATDLDALPNVECIAEAMIPFKNELAVIVCRNPSGEIKTYPVVEMEFHPEANQVEYVICPARIDDAVAKKARAIALNVSQQFHHVGLLAVEMFQTEDDEILVNEVAPRPHNSGHYSIEASYTSQFENHLRAILDLPLGNTDSKVAGIMVNLVGSEGHSGPVVYENIEKILGWNGVTPHIYGKKQTRPFRKMGHVTIVNEDVNEARKIAEQVKNTIKVIS; encoded by the coding sequence ATGAATTATTTTTCTTCTGATTTTAAGTTAGGAATTTTAGGCGGTGGTCAATTGGGCAAAATGCTCTTGTTTGACACCCGAAAATTTGACATTCAAACCTATGTTTTAGACCCAAGTGAGGAAGCTCCATCTAAAATTGCTTGCAACCATTTTGTTCAAGGCGACTTGATGGATTTTGATACTGTGTACAGCTTTGGCAAAAAAGTAGATGTATTGACTTTCGAAATCGAATTGGTGAACCTAGATGCTTTAGTAAAATTAGAAGAGGAAGGAGTGCCCGTTTATCCTTCTCCTAAAACGTTGAAATTAATTCAAAACAAAGGCATTCAAAAAGATTTTTTTTCCCAACATAACATTCCCACTGCAGCTTACAACCGTTTTGACACAACAACATCACTAAAAACCGCGGTTGAAAATAACAAACTTAGTCTGCCATTTGTATGGAAATGTACCGAATTTGGTTATGACGGAAACGGTGTAAAAGTAGTTCGAAAAGCAACTGATTTAGACGCATTGCCCAATGTAGAATGTATTGCAGAGGCTATGATTCCGTTCAAAAATGAACTGGCAGTAATTGTGTGTCGCAATCCTTCGGGCGAAATCAAAACCTACCCTGTGGTAGAAATGGAATTTCATCCCGAAGCCAATCAAGTAGAATATGTGATTTGTCCTGCGCGAATTGATGATGCAGTAGCCAAAAAAGCAAGAGCCATCGCATTGAATGTTTCCCAACAATTCCATCATGTGGGATTATTAGCTGTAGAAATGTTCCAAACAGAAGACGACGAAATTTTAGTCAACGAAGTAGCGCCAAGACCTCATAATTCAGGACATTATTCTATTGAAGCCAGTTACACTTCGCAATTTGAAAATCATTTGCGAGCTATATTGGATTTACCTTTAGGAAACACCGATAGTAAAGTAGCCGGAATTATGGTAAATTTGGTAGGCTCAGAAGGACATTCAGGACCAGTAGTTTACGAAAACATTGAAAAAATATTAGGTTGGAATGGGGTTACACCACATATTTACGGTAAAAAACAAACCCGTCCTTTCAGAAAAATGGGACATGTTACCATTGTAAACGAGGATGTGAACGAGGCACGTAAAATTGCCGAACAAGTAAAAAATACGATTAAAGTGATCAGTTAA
- the hpt gene encoding hypoxanthine phosphoribosyltransferase encodes MIQLHDKQFVPFISAKEIDLAITKLVTKISADYSNEIPVFIGVLNGAFMVVSDLLKRYSSPCEVSFIKMASYEGTSSTEEVKQLLGLNQDLTGRSVIVIEDIVDTGNTLVALKALFEKEKVKEFKIATLFFKPEAYQQDLPIDYVGIRIPNKFIVGYGLDYDGLGRNLPEVYQLKD; translated from the coding sequence ATGATTCAACTTCACGATAAGCAATTTGTTCCGTTTATTTCTGCCAAAGAAATCGATCTTGCGATCACTAAATTGGTTACAAAGATATCGGCTGATTATTCGAATGAAATACCTGTTTTTATTGGGGTTTTGAATGGTGCATTTATGGTAGTTTCCGATTTATTGAAACGCTATTCATCGCCATGCGAAGTGAGTTTTATCAAAATGGCTTCTTACGAAGGGACTTCTTCTACTGAGGAGGTAAAACAATTATTGGGTTTGAATCAAGACTTGACAGGAAGATCGGTAATTGTGATTGAGGATATTGTAGACACCGGCAACACTTTAGTAGCTTTGAAAGCTTTATTCGAAAAAGAAAAAGTAAAAGAATTCAAGATCGCAACCTTGTTTTTCAAACCAGAAGCCTACCAACAGGACTTACCAATAGATTATGTAGGCATTCGAATTCCGAACAAATTTATAGTTGGCTACGGCTTGGATTACGATGGTTTAGGTCGTAATTTACCCGAAGTATATCAATTGAAAGACTAA